Within Sorghum bicolor cultivar BTx623 chromosome 2, Sorghum_bicolor_NCBIv3, whole genome shotgun sequence, the genomic segment tattgtatgtttgaactatggtaaaagtttcataccTATTGGATTACgtatataacttagttatagatttatttagctttattcttgttgaatctatgctttatatataactaagttatacgtgatccaatgagtatgaaattttttatCATAGTTCAAGAATACAATAGTGagctcaccataaaaattttaccacaattgaaccataggaattacatatatgaattattcgaaATAACTATAGAAAAACACAGATTTAAAGGTACAACAAAAAACTTCGTACTAAAGTGTATCATATTCATCAGAAGTCTAACAAAAAtgaatttattattttatgttttttttaagattcggtaaaattaaataaaaaagaaaaagacaaaattaCCCTCTAAAACTAATAGAAAGGATTATTTGACCGATTTATAAAGTTTAGAGGGTAGAATATATAATTTTATAGTTTGGGATGATGTATTTCACCTGGTGGTAACGTAGAATTTTTTCTTACCAAACTTATTAGAGCACTcaaaatgcaagactctatcatagagttcaagagaattaattatatattatttatgatattttactGATAtgacaaaatatttattaaagaaaaaagtagaaaaaataaaactctaaATCTTATTTAAACTCTAAGTATAtattcgagataataaataactttaccaAGGTGTGTTGTTTCACTCCTCGATCTCTAGTAAAACTTGGATCACCGTCAGTTGCTTGATTTGTTTCTCTTCCCCGCCGTAATCTTGGCGTGGTTTCTTTGGTGGACAGCACAGATGGCCGCCGGAGCACTGCGGCAAGGGGCCTCCTCCCaccggggcggcggcggcggcggcaaggagGCGATGCCTTGCTGGGCGTCGCTGCACATCGACGTGACACAGCTCATCGCCGCGCGGGTGCTCGCCACGGGGGGTTTCCTGGACTACGTCCGCTTCCGCGCGGTCTGCTCCGGctggcgcgccgccgccgcctccccgcGCGGCCGCGGCCTGCTGGATCCGCGCCTCCACCCGCGGCGCTGGATGCTCTTCCCCGAGGGCTTCGGCCAGCACCCGGGCCACCCCGCGCACGGCGGCCACACCCGCTTCTTCGACgtctccgccgccggcgccttcGTCCGCGTCCCCATCCCGGAGCTCGAGGACCACCACGTCCTCGACTCACCCGACGGCCTGCTCCTCCTGGTGCGCTTCGAAGACACCgccctccgcctcctccaccccTTCACCCGTGACGTCGCCGACCTCCCGTCCTTCCACTGCCTTGCCCAGCAGGTGAGGCACCTGGAGGAGCTGCCCGACCGCGTCAGGCTGTTGGATGCTGATGTGTTCTATTTCTACGGGACGCTATCCCGCGAGCTTTGCAGCGCCGTCAACATCACGGCCTCTGGGACCATTACCGTGATGCTAGCGCTTgctcctattggccgggtcgcgGTTGCATCAGCCGGCGATGATCAGTGGACTATAAGCAGCTGGGCCTTGGAGGAGAAGGAACTGGAAGGTGACCCTGCCGTATCAGGGGAAGCTGTATGTGGTGAATCAGAAAGGCGAGCTAATACATGTCTTTCGGATTGATCCTCCGCTACCTTGGCGTGATGGGGATGCATCATTATCTCCACCAACAGTGCCTCCACCAAGGACGGTCGCGACAGTATATAAGGAAATCTACTTGCCTTCTTTGGTTGCATTGGACTCAGAGATCATGCTTGTCGGCTACAAGAACAGGGCTTGTTCATGCATTTTGGTTCTCAagcttgctgatcttgtcttGGGTAGGACTGTTCCAGTGACATGTATAGGTGATCATGTCCTCTTTCCTGGTGCCCGTAGCCTCTGTGTGTCATCCAAATTGGTCGAAACTCCATCATATGGGTCCGAGGGAACTGTCTTGCACAATACAACCTAAACTCTGGTGCTTGGTCGCTGGCTAGTGATGAAAACACATGCTTCGAGACCCCAAACCCCCTCGGCCTCGTCCATCACATCTTTGCTTGTTGCTATCAGAGATTCTGGTATGCATCCTCACTTTTTCCACATCAATTGTTCCTTTGCAAATTTATCCAGAATTTTCATTGGTGGTACTGTATCCGGATCAGCTAAATAGTAGTAAGTAGAGCTGCTTATTAGTTGGAAGCTTAAACTGGTGTCTGTAGGTATGAGGCGACTTAtttatctatatatattataaacAACTAGTTTGACATCAATTAATCTTAATACTTTACAAGTAAAATACAGTTATATTTATTTGTCATCGAGTGAACTTGGGATTAGCTTCATTTCCATTTCAAAAACGCACTTGTGCATTTTCAAAATTAGTGAAAAAACATTTTCTTGTAGGTCATGGATACCCATGCCGACACACAACATTTTTCTTCACAAAAATGATAAAGACTCTTTGTATTTTTTTCGCACAAGGCATATGCTCACTTTTCtccatgaaattttgtattgccTGCAATTATATATGATCTGTGTGTATAATTTTTTTCCCATAGTTTTAGAATGCAAAGCATactttttgtataaattttcaATTTGGTCGCACACTTTTAACTATTCCTTGAGTCTTTATTGCTTTTGCTGTTTGATGCCTAAAGGAACACAGGGTTGCTGTTCTGCGGCATGGATACCTGATTGGTGGGCGAGGCTGCCAGACTGGATCGAATAATTGCAGTAAGTATTGATTTTGATCCTTTCTTTTTATCTTCTAATATAACTAACTTATTAGTGTCCTGGATTGTTTCATTGCTGATACATCGGTGATCTTAAAATTCTTAACCTTACTACGGCTTGCCAGGGGCACTGCAGTACAGCTCAACCTTACTTCCACATGAGCATTGCGAGTTGTGCATTTATCCTTTCTGTATCCCCTGAAAATCTGGATTCTTTGTCTACTATACAACTCAATTTATTCTGCAAACACACCTTATTGAAAGTTGGAATAAACTGAATTTGATTTTGCTTGCGGTGCTATAGCTTCACATATGGCTAGAAGTTCTGTCTTCAATTTCATTACGCTATGCTGCCTTTTGCTCTTTTCACTTTGCCATCGATACAACAATCTCCTAGAAATACTCAAACAGGGGAAGCATGCAGAGTGTTTTCGCCCTCAGGGGAAGCTATTACTTcacatttggatgcactcgtATTCACCTCAACCCACAtttgttggagtggattgggggtgaaaattagttaattttccacctcaatatatgtggattgaggtggatatgagtgcatctaaacaagacctcaataTTGCTTTATATATGACTATTACCATTGATGATGGCTTATCTGTTGTTTCCTTTGGGCAGGCCTAAAATTGGAAGACTCTTGGCCTGCTGTGGACGTTGTACAAAAATGTTCAGTCCATATGTCTATTTCTCCAGTGAATCTCTGCTCATGTTGCGCTCGTGTCTCCTGATGGTTGCTCGTCTGAAGAATTTGGAAAGAGTAGCAGCTGTTTAGTTCaaccctgttttttttttttttgatcaaATAGTTCAACCCTGTTTTCTTAGTCATTCCCTGATCAACCTGAAGAGTGAAACGCAATGCTCTTCATGTACATAATTCTAAAGCAACGCTTTTGTCTACTGGCTACTGCTAGCTGCATCGCCTTGAAATACTGTGTATCTCAGTATTCGTTATCGAAGGGTGATTTTCTGCTGAATATGTTACTCCTTCCGTACTGAAATGAAATGCAAAGTATCCAAGTAATTTTAGGACAAAATAAACCTTGTTTGGATATCTTATGATTATAATCCGGTTATATAATTAAATTATGATCCAAACAAGATTaagattaggccttgtttagatccaaattttttGGGGTTTtagtactatagcactttcgtttgtatttgacaaacattatccaatcatggactaactaggcttaaaagattcgtctcgcgatttacagactgtgcaattagttatttttaatctatatttaatgctctatgtatgtaccttcgatgtgatgagaatcttgtaaacttttaGATTTTTAAGTACATTTAAATAGGGTCTTAGTATAATCAAAACACCTGACTACCATAATAACATAATCTAAGGAGGACTTTTTTTTGGAATGGTGGGCAAAAGTCTAAATTGCCCTCTCCTCTaccttctcttctctcttcccaCAAACATCCAATGGGTAATATATGTCTTGTTCGTTTGtctgataagccatgacagaaattattgttggctgatttgttatgggagaaaaacactgctgaataatAGGTAGATTctttttgctaaattttagtcagctaAACTTAATTAGAaaaaagctaaaatagtttcactagttataaaaaataactaaaataattttaatcAACCGGGGCCAAAGTCTTAAAAACATCGGATTCCCAATTCTCCGGAACTCCAAAATTCCGACTTTCCGACATCTCAGGGGCAGAAAAGTAATTCTCCTTGGATTGGAGTGGAGGTTTGTTCTTTGATTATACGCACGTGCCATGCCAAACCCttgtgtaaaaaaaaaaacaaacaaagaaaAACCGGGAAAACACGCCGGCTCCGCCTCACTCGCGCCCGGCGCCCGCCCCTCCGTCGCCGCCTGCCGCCGCCTGCCGCCGTCCTTCCGACCGCCACACTTCCTCCGCTTCACGCGCTCCTGCAGAAAGCCTCTCCAAGGGCCAAGGTGGCAAGGCCCTTCCTATCCACGCAACACCAGAGCAGCAGAACCCTAGATAAACCCTCTCGGGGGCTAagctccggcggcggcgatggTGAGGGTCCCTCCCGGCGAGTGGGTCCCCcacgtcgaggcctacgtcgacgtcTCCCGCCCCGCCGCGCAACACGTACCGCTCTCTTTCCTCTCCTCTCCACCTCCCCTCTCTCCAGTTGCAGCTTTGGTTCAGCTAGCTTGTGCTTTGAGTAATTCGGCTTGTAGTGTCCGTAATATGAGGTTGATATTTTGGCTGCCGGAAGAAACTATTGGGTCATGTGCGCAATTTGATAGAACACCTTCAGTTTTAGATTCTGTGTAATCCTAGTGCAAAGAACTACTGTTTGGTTAATGCATGAGGTGAATCCGTGAATGTTGGTGCTTGCTAGATTAATTAGCTGGGGAAAAATGTTCCTTTCGCTTCGACTGATACCTGGTTTCATGTGTATCCTAATGCTGTAATGATGTGGTGTGCAACAGTCTGCAAGCGTGGATGCGCTTGCTGCCCTGGTGAACAAGGACAACTTGACCCTCTTCGATTTGGTATGCCCCAGCCCCCATGATATCATTTTGTAGTGTGATCCACCATACTGGGGAAAGCAGGTTGACTTTGTTCCGTTTATCCTTGGTGATTTTGTTCAGGTATCCAAGATGGATATGTATTTGACGACAACAGACCACATTGTCAGATCAAGAGGTTCGTTTATCTCTTTTCTCTGTTGTAGTTACCTTCCACGCTACGTTTATCATGATTTCTTAAGTGACGATCAAACAGTATAATTCAAAGTTTGAACCTTCTTTCTACTGCTAGTTGCCTATGGCTTGTATAATTCCTAAGTTCGTTAGGAGGTTATGGCCTATGGCTAGTTGCCATGCTTTAAGGTGCTATATAGTTGCTCCTACTGCTAgttccctttgaagatgaaccattcAAATGCTATCCTTTTTGTGAAGACTGTTGCAGTTCTTTCTATTCAAACAAATGCCAACCCTATACGACAATACAAGCACACAGGGGTGTGCATGCCCACATGCACATTGCCAGTACAAACTGAAAACAGCAAGGAAGCAAGCGCCACTTTATTGGATCAGTGATTGCATTTccagaattttgaattttgttcTGAACTTACTGTTTCAATCTAACCTACTGAACTTATCTCTCTTTGCATCCGTTCCTGAATCCTGATAGATTTGAACTGAATATCATTAACCTGATACTGCTATATGcatgttttttttgtttgctGGTGATTTACTTTTAAGCTTTTATTTTACAGGAATACTGCTTCTGGGGGAAATATTGTCTCGAATTTCATTTAAATGTTTAGATGTCAATACAATTACAACATTGTCAGACTTCTTTATATCAAGATTGGTAAGTTTGACGCTTTGACTATGTGAATCATGATTATTTCCTCTCAAATACTTTCCTAGTAAAAGTTTTAAGTACGAAAAGGATGGAAGAGAAAGAAGTCCGAGTCATGGTTCTATTGAAGTATTTTCTGTAATCTGTATGGTTGCATTTTTCTTGAACAATAGGCTGACATGTTTGTATTTACACCTGGTATTAATTTAGTAAATGTTACCTTCTGTTCGTGCAATTTTCTTGTTACAATCATGAAGCAAGATGAAACCTAAGGAAACTAACTAGGGAAGGTAATGCATTTATATTTGTATAGGTTCTTGTtagaccaaggccttgttttatataatttaataacagcagcagcaacaataaCAAAACCTCTTTCTCCACATTAAGTTGGGTAGGCTGGAGATGAAACCTAACAAGGGCCAAATACAATGAGGATCTGAGGAGTAATTGGTGTTTGTTGTATAAATAATACCCTAAAACCTTGCATTCAACAACATATTCTTTTTCTCCCTTTCCAAGGAAAGTGTCATCGTTGTTTTAGTGTTATCTACCACTGACtgcaatcatcatcatcacataAAAAAGCTGGCACTTTATTTGGTTTCTAAGTTATAATACTTGTGTTTCATTTGTATGAGTTCCGTTTCTTCACATCAAAAGTGTCAAAATTGTGGTTACGAAAGTTTGTGTTTAGAGCATTACGTGCAAGTGAGCCCCTCTCCTATTGTGTCCTATTTAGCATAGATGGAGAAACTTACATTAAATTAGTTTTCTACATAAGCAGGGTTTTGCATCTCAGTGAGATGCAACAAACCTAACTACAGCATTTATTTACTTAGCTGGTTGTTCATATATTGATGTGACTTCTTTGATTTCACGTCTCCGACCTACCTATCAGTtagcttgtttttttttttaaaaaaaaaagtttaggtGGCATATATATAAGCAATTTATCCAAGTCCTTTACCTGATTAAAAAAATGCATAGATGAGCTTGAGCTTTGGATCAGTTGTTGTATTTTGGTAATTTACCGTTTGGCCCTAGGTTAGACCAATAACCGAAGTTACTTGTGAAGTAGGGTGAGTGATGCAGTTACTGGTCAGGTGCAAAAGTCCTTAATTCTCTTGTCATTCTTGGTGCCTGAACTCTATGGAATCATTGGAATCGTTGCACCTTGCATGGCAGGAGCTTTGCTGCTTGCCGAAGAGGAGGTGCAGCTTTAGGGATTGACTGGGTTTTTTGAGGGTTTTCCCTCTTGAATGCCCTAGCTCATAGTGATTaggctttttttgttttttttttgtcatttaTATTTCATCCACGGGTGTGTATGTTATTGAAGTGAAGCAAATTGGTTGCTTAAGATTGACAATGTGATAAGTGTCTATTCTTTACCATTTGGCACCAGTCCTTACCTTAGCAATACTCATGTATtcttgttttattttttctgtatCAGTCAGATTGGCAAGCAATACGAGGAGCCCTTGTTGGTTGCCTGGCTCTATTGCATAGGAAACAAGGTGTTGGTTGTATCGTGATTGCTGATGTCAAAAGACTAGTTGAGTCTTTCTTACAGAATGTTCCAGTGCAGTCACTTGCAGCTGCTGACCGCAAGGTTGATTTGATTCTTCAGTGCAAAGATGATTAGATAGGTACATCTTAAAATCATTATTTGATACTGATGCCTTTTTCCATCTCTCTGTTTGAATCCAGCTGTGCTTTGAAATTCTGAGCTGCATACTGGATCGGTACCCAGAAGCTGTAAAACAAATGGTGTGGTGATTACTCTATATCTGAACAACACTGGATCATGAGTAGATTGGCAAAACATAATTGCTATCCTTACTGGAAAAAGAATACATTTATGAGTTCTGTCTGTTCATAAACTTTCTAGCTGAGTAGCATATTGGTCTCTACAATTTCTGTTCTCTTCTGTTAGATGTTTTAGGGgtgtttttattttaattttttttatcgaTCTGTTATAGAACTTTGTGATCATATCTTTTTTGCATCCCCCCTCCTCTGCACCAGGATCTGATCTCCTTGTTTTTTAGTTACTAATTAGTGGTTAAGAAGAAACAGATTTAATGATATCACATACCCATAGACCctgaccaccaccacctccatatGCTCAAGTGTGTATATGTATTTTCGTTAAATAGTAAGCACAGTATCCATTACCTTCACAGtgcttggattttttttttcaaatcacATATATCAATAGGACCATGTTTCTTTGATGTAATATAATTCTGGTTTACCTTAAATTGGACAAATACCTACCACGAAGCATAACCATGGGAATGGAAATTGGAAACTATTATAAAGCTTTTTTAGATAATGCTAATCATTTGAGAGAATTCTGGTCATCATCACATCTGAGCTCATGGGGATTTAGTTTTTGTCTCACTGCCAGTTCATTTGTAAATTTGTAGTTACTGTTCTTTAGATTTATGCAGAGGCTAAATGTAAACACAATCTTTTTGATATTTCTAGGATGGTGAACAGCTGTATGGGATCTGTGAAGCAATTGATGAAGAAAAGGATCCAGAGTGCTTGATGCTTTCTTTTCATGTAGTGGAAGTTGTCATGAAGCTGTTTCCAGATTCATCTGGTTTGGCAGCACAGTTTGCAGGGGATGTTTTTGAGATTCTGAGCAAGTATTTTCCTGTCTACTTCACACATGTATGCTAATTGACCAGTTTGCTTGTCAATCCATTTTCTTTGCTCTATCGTTCTGTTACTTAGTAGGTGATCTTTCTTTCTCCAAAGTGGGATCATGATTATGTGTATCATGTCTGTATGCAGGGAGTGGGTAATGGTTTGGATGCTACACGGGAAGACCTCTCTAGAGCATTGATGGTATGAATCTGTTatttcacttgatttatttatgATTTCAAGAAGGTTTCCTTTTTTATGATCTCAAGTTTTCAACTAAAGATATGCTTAACATTACTGAGCTCTCTCTAATGGAGGAGTTGTAGTTTTCTGTTACTAGGTGCTTTCATGTTTGTTGGTGAGTAAGGCTTGCATGTTAGTGCATCTTCTTGGCTAACAGTATGTTTGAATACGTGCAGCATGCTTTTTGTTCAACTCAATATTTTGAGCCTTTTGTCATCCCTTTGCTTCTTGAtaagctttcttcttctcttccatTGGCAAAGGTAAGCAGCTCCACTTTCTGCATTGCTCCTACTTCATCAATTTACCGTAGTGAATGCCCTCAGTAATTTTGTAGTGCTCATCTTTTATCTTCTTTGCAGATTGATTCTTTAAAATATTTGGACAATTGCATTCGCTTCTATGGAGCTGATAGAATGGTTAGACATGCATCAGCTGTTTGGTACAAGTTGAAAGAAGTGATTTTTGACCTTTCTTCAGATCAGTTGCTAATATCAGAGGCTGTGAATTGTTTGAAGACTGCTATTATGTATACTGATTCTTCAGATAAAGATCTTTTTATTAATTTGATCTTGTTGGATGAGGATATTGTGAACAAGATTCGCTCTGTATCAAGTGTGGAGAAGTCCATATTGAGTTCATCAGAGGACCTGGCCCAACTGCATGCACTTGGAAGTGTTATTTCTATTCTTGCTGAATCATCTACATATTTCTGTACTAGAGTTCTTCAAGAGCACTTTGTTCACTTGGTAGATATTGTGGGAACCAAAGCTGACTATGAATCTCAGCAGTTGAATAATTGTAATGGATCATCTTCTGCTcccgtcaactatggagcactCTATTTATCTGTTCAATTGCTTTCATCCTGTAGAGAAGTGGCTTATAAAGATTGTTCTTCGGTTAAATTAGCAAAGGAATCCTGGTGGCTTATCTTAGAGAAAAAGCTGGAGCAGTTGATCCATCTACTTCGATCCTTTTTTACTGTAACTTCTCGGTCTATGCAGCCACTGTTTAGACAAGAATATGTCTCTTGTGCTGGTAAGTTAACATCTTAACTATGAGTGTACCACAGGTACATTTTTGAGACATTGACCTGATTGGTGTCGTCACATTTCTGTACACTACATTGATGCATGCATGTCATATAGCTCCATGTCGCCAAAGTTACAAATTAACAAATACTAAATGCACATGGTGTCCAACTCTTTTCCAGTTTACCTATTTTGTGTTAGTGTTGTACTTATTGCATTCTGAATTAAGTTATATATTCTAATTCATTTAGTTCTTATAAATGGTTTGCAGTGAAGGGCTTGCTAACACTAGCAACATTCCCAGAACAGTGCTCGCCTCTGCCAGCAAATGCTTATGAGGATATTCTGCTTATGTTTACGTCAATAGTTATAAACAAGTTTGAAAATGTAGATCTGTGGAGATTGTCATTGAAAGCATTGACCAGCATTGGTTCATCTATTGCCGAGTTCCATGCTTCTGAAAGGGAAGTGGTTTACTACAGAACGGTTGTTGACAAGATTGTTCCTTTGGTTGAATCTTATGATACTTCAATGCCTCTGAGTCTAAGACTCGAAGCAAGTTATGAAGTTGGAACTGCTGGGTTGAACTATATGTTAAGAGTTGCGAAATCACTTGAAGTCGCTGTTGTCACGAATATTTCTGAATCTGAGGTCTGCTCGCCTTGTTGACTTCTTATCTCATGCAACTTTTCATTCGTATATAAGCAACTGAACAAAGTTTTTACTGATGATGCAGGCTAATGGAAGAATGGAATGTGCTGAACATGTGGCCCGTTTATTTGAGTGCTACTCTAGCCAGGTCCTTCCTTGGTATGACAACTTTGGTTTTTAGTATGTAATTCTGTGTCAAGAGAAGTCTACGGTCTAAAAAACCCTGCCTAGGATTGTGCAACTTAATTGTTAAAATATGTTCCAGAAACTTGGCCATTGAATAGTTGTGACAGGCTATCATGTTCTGTGATAGACTTCTCAAACATGGACTAGTCTAACACTCCAACTGATTGCTATTATTTTTATCGTAATATATTGTGGTAAGTGATCCATTCTCCCTGAGTAATAATTTCCTTTATTGCAGGTTATTAACTTCTGGTGGTGTCAATGAACTTGCATTGAGCTTCGCTCTGCGTCTATTGGATGAGACTAAGGATTTGACTGTGTTAGATAGAATCAGCTCACAGGTGAAGCTCTATCAAATTGAACATTTCTGTTAATTGAGTTATTAGGAGTGTCTTGTGTTTATGGTGGTACATCTTGCATGATGAAGTATTCTGCATGTAATGATGGCACTCTAATATCTCTTTTTCAGGGTCTCCTTGACTCACTAATGACTGGGATGAAGCTTTTAGTTGGAGTATGTACAGAGGAGCAACAATCACTTATCGTTCAGAAAGCATATAGCATAATATCTTCAATGCTCTCACTCCCAATGAAATTGATGACAGGCCGTCTTTTGGCTGTAGATGAGTTAGTTCCTTCACATTCTGTTCCGGAAACCGCTCTCATCAGCATGTTTTCGTCGATTATAGTAGGCCTTCGGCCTCAAACACCTGTACCAGATATGATGGTGATGATTAACCTCTTTACTGTCTTTCTACTAAATGGGAAAATCCCAGCTGCTTATGCATTAGCTTCTATTTTCAATAAATATCTACACAGTCCAGAGTTTTCACGCGAGAATCAGCTGGATAAAATACTTGATGATATTCTTGAGAGGTGTTTCTCAACTGTATTAGCCAACAGCTCCTCAAAGATATCCCACTCTTCTGCTGGCACTTCAGATGATGTTGATTCCTCAGATGTCTTCTCTGGAAACAAGCTTTCTAAGATTAATATCTTGTCTAGTTTGGCTTGGATTGGCAAAGGATTACTTATGAGAGGAGATGAGAAGGTGAAGGACATTTCAATGTTTCTTCTTAAGATTCTATGCTCAGATGAGATTTTGGCTAGTATTCCATTCCATCAGGAAGAACCTTATAGCGGCAATTCATCAGATACTTCTCTTGCAATATCTGCAGCTAGTGCATTCCATGTGATGATGAGTGATTCAGAAATGTGTCTAAATAAAAAATTTCATGCAAGAATAAAACCATTATACAAGCAGCGTTTCTTCTCAATACTGATGCCGATCTTCCTCTCTAAAATTAAAGAAACAACTGCAGTCACGACAAAGTAAGTATTGGCGTTCCTGTTATTTTATTCCTTTATATCTTTTACTGATTACTGCTTGCTTTTCCAGTCATATGCTTCACACAAACTATTCTTCTCCAGTGCATCATTGCTGTTCCCTTTTATATTATGCTTTTCTCCTTACCAGTATTCCTTTTGTAAGTTTGATGACATATTGAAATCTCTTTTGTTGTGGAATGATGATGAGGGGCTTACGCGCATCTAGTTGTGGTTTGTTCTGTTTATAAAATACCAAATGACATTTGTATCTCTTGTATTAGACATGCGTTATGAACCTAGATCTGGGTGGCCCTAACCCAAGCAGCCTGGCATCAGCCAGCCAATAGGCGGCAGTCGGACCACAAGTGCAGTGATAGAAGGGGACTGCCCCTACCCTAACAGATTGATATATTCTTGCCTGATTAGATTGATACATTTCCTCATACAGAGAGGCTTACTTGACCCCTAAGCAAGAGATCCTTATCGCTaactaaccctaaccctaatgggTCACATTATCTAAGCCAGCACAATAGGCCTAGCCAACTGGCCATTTCACATGTTAGTGAAAGAAGTGACACAGTGACATCATTTCTGATACTCATACACTAGTTTAACAAAGAAACAGTGCTGGCAACCTAAAATGAACTGAATTGCCATGGCTTTAGAAGTGGTGCAATTCATTGTGTTATTCGTATCTTGGAAAGCATTGAGTCAAGAAAACCACATAGCATCATCTTCCTTGCACAATGTAAAAAAGAAGTAGCATCATTATGTGATATGGCAGGTTGTTATTGCTTGGTGGCTATTTATATGTTTTATTAGTTACGGATTTAAGAACTGCTTGTGTGTTGTTAGCTTGTCCAATTATAATCTCTTAAAATGATAGAAAGAATCCCTACAATTGCAGATTGGCAGTATACCGAGCTTTTGGGCATATCATTTCCAATGCTCCAGTACCAGCAGTTATAACAGAAGCACACCAGGTTACAGCTCTTTTTGATTATGATATACATACTTATGTCCATGTAGTATTAGCATTCACAGTCTAATTAACCTATTATTCCCCATCTTGCAGATTTTACTTGTGATGGTTGATAGCTTAGCTAAATTAAGTTTGGACATTGAGGACAAGGATCTGGTGTACAGTTTGTTACTTGTCTTCTCTGGAatgttgatggatgaaaagggttggatcatttttattgctttATTTTTACATTCTCACCAACTTTTAGTTTATAGGATAATATAGGTTGTGCCCTCCAGATGGATAAATTGCTTTGTGATCTTTGATGTTGCCCTTCAAGTTC encodes:
- the LOC8081190 gene encoding uncharacterized protein LOC8081190; amino-acid sequence: MAAGALRQGASSHRGGGGGGKEAMPCWASLHIDVTQLIAARVLATGGFLDYVRFRAVCSGWRAAAASPRGRGLLDPRLHPRRWMLFPEGFGQHPGHPAHGGHTRFFDVSAAGAFVRVPIPELEDHHVLDSPDGLLLLVRFEDTALRLLHPFTRDVADLPSFHCLAQQVRHLEELPDRVRLLDADVFYFYGTLSRELCSAVNITASGTITVMLALAPIGRVAVASAGDDQWTISSWALEEKELEGDPAVSGEAVCGESERRANTCLSD